A stretch of DNA from Calditrichota bacterium:
CTATTAACAACGATTTGATTGTCTTTGTGCTCAAGCTTTATAGCTGGGTGAAAATCCTGTACCAACTCACCTTTTGGGCCTTTAACTACCAAATGGTTATTTGCAAGTTCTATATTTGTGTTTGCCGGAATATCTACAGGCAATTTTCCAATTCTTGACACTTTGATTCCCCTTATTAACTACCAAACTTCACAAAGGACTTCACCACCGACATTTTGTCGTTTTGCTTCGCTGGCAGTAATAATTCCTTTGGGTGTTGTAAGGATTGAAATCCCTAAATTATTTTTTACTCGTGGTAAACTATCTACCGAGACATAATGCCTTTTACCAGGCGTACTTACACGTTTAATACTATGGATAACCGGGTTGCCTAATTCATCGTATTTTAACCAAACACGAATGATACCCTGACTTCCATCATCAATAATAATGTATCTTTTTACAAAGCCCTGTTCTAACAGGATCCTTGATATTTTTCTTTTGATATTTGATGCAGGAATATCTACAAAATTCTTTTTTGCATGTAATCCATTTCGTACACGCGTTAGATAATCTGCTATCGGATCAGACATTGACATAATTCTCTATTCCTCCACCACTACCAGCTTGCTTTTGTGACACCAGGTATTTCACCCTGGAGAGATAATTGACGAAAACAAATTCTGCAAATACCAAACTTGCGCATGTATGCCCT
This window harbors:
- the rpsH gene encoding 30S ribosomal protein S8 encodes the protein MSMSDPIADYLTRVRNGLHAKKNFVDIPASNIKRKISRILLEQGFVKRYIIIDDGSQGIIRVWLKYDELGNPVIHSIKRVSTPGKRHYVSVDSLPRVKNNLGISILTTPKGIITASEAKRQNVGGEVLCEVW
- a CDS encoding type Z 30S ribosomal protein S14, which translates into the protein MAKKCLVVKANRKQKFKVREYNRCNRCGRQRAYMRKFGICRICFRQLSLQGEIPGVTKASW